From the genome of Suricata suricatta isolate VVHF042 chromosome 3, meerkat_22Aug2017_6uvM2_HiC, whole genome shotgun sequence, one region includes:
- the LOC115288665 gene encoding oligoribonuclease, mitochondrial-like, whose amino-acid sequence MAESGSLPEGPGLMLAREKCPAWTLRGWGGWGCGGSGRGVLSGSLGSRLLRGAGGCRGRFGAWGAREASAAMVAGESMAQRMVWVDLEMTGLDIEKDQIIEMACLITDSDLNILAEGPNLIIKQPEELLDSMSDWCKEHHGKSGLTKAVKESTMTWQQAEYEFLSFVRQQTPPGLCPLSGNSVHADKKFLDKYVPQLMKHLHYRIIYVSTVKELCRRWYPEEYEFAPKKAASPRVLDDISESIKELQFYQNNIFKKKTDEKKRKIIENGENEKTVS is encoded by the exons ATGGCTGAGTCCGGCTCCCTGCCAGAGGGACCCGGGCTGATGCTGGCCAGGGAGAAATGTCCGGCTTGGACATTGAG aggctggggaggctggggctgcGGTGGCTCGGGCCGGGGGGTGCTAAGTGGCTCCCTGGGCTCCCGGCTGTTGCGAGGTGCGGGTGGGTGTCGCGGGCGGTTCGGGGCATGGGGTGCCCGTGAGGCTAGCGCAGCCATGGTGGCAGGGGAGAGCATGGCTCAGCGGATGGTTTGGGTGGACCTGGAGATGACAGGATTGGACATTGAGAAGGACCAGATTATTGAGATGGCCTGTCTGATAACTGACTCTGATCTCAACATTTTGGCTGAAGGTCCTAACCTGATTATAAAACAGCCAGAGGAGTTACTGGACAGCATGTCAGATTGGTGTAAAGAGCATCACGGGAAGTCTGGTCTAACCAAGGCAGTGAAGGAGAGTACAATGACATGGCAGCAGGCTGAGTATGAATTTCTGTCCTTTGTACGACAGCAGACTCCTCCAGGGCTCTGTCCCCTTTCAGGAAATTCAGTTCATGCAGATAAGAAGTTTCTTGACAAATACGTGCCCCAGTTAATGAAACATCTTCATTATAGAATAATTTATGTGAGCACTGTTAAAGAACTGTGCAGACGCTGGTATCCAGAAGAATATGAATTTGCACCAAAGAAGGCTGCTTCTCCCAGGGTGCTGGATGACATTAGTGAAAGCATCAAAGAGCTTCAGTTTTACCAAAATAACatcttcaagaagaaaacagatgagaagaagaggaaaatcatagaaaatggggaaaatgagaagACCGTGAGTTGA